The following coding sequences lie in one Glycine soja cultivar W05 chromosome 16, ASM419377v2, whole genome shotgun sequence genomic window:
- the LOC114390324 gene encoding uncharacterized protein LOC114390324 isoform X2, translating into MAHTRPKTRGATWFCFYPVQHKRVRMQEAELAKEKMHGRLACGRPLFVRLAGEKCMLETADNSTKAAGEGHKMHLTGGGGAMGQTSRSAKIAAIKNKLKSLEEEFKVQEAKAK; encoded by the exons ATGGCACACACGAGGCCCAAAACGCGGGGAGCCACGTGGTTTTGCTTTTATCCAGTACAACACAAAAGAG TGAGAATGCAGGAAGCAGAATTAGCCAAGGAGAAGATGCATGGGAGGTTAGCTTGCGGCCGGCCATTGTTTGTTCGTCTTGCTGGCGAAAAGTGCATGTTGGAAACAGCTGATAACTCTACAAAAGCAGCTGGTGAAGGGCACAAGATGCATCTcactggtggtggtggtgccaTGGGACAAACAAGTCGAAGTGCCAAAATAGCTGctataaaaaacaaattgaaatcCTTAGAGGAGGAGTTCAAGGTCCAAGAAGCAAAAGCGAAGTGA
- the LOC114390324 gene encoding probable RNA-binding protein 18 isoform X1 — protein MDPNDDRGESRLYIGNLDLRITEAALLKMFSPYGKIISEDFLWHTRGPKRGEPRGFAFIQYNTKEEAELAKEKMHGRLACGRPLFVRLAGEKCMLETADNSTKAAGEGHKMHLTGGGGAMGQTSRSAKIAAIKNKLKSLEEEFKVQEAKAK, from the exons ATG GATCCCAATGATGATAGGGGTGAAAGTAGACTCTATATTGGTAACCTTGATCTTAGAATTACAGA AGCTGCTCTGCTTAAAATGTTTTCTCCTTATGGAAAGATAATTTCTGAGGACTTCTTATGGCACACACGAGGCCCAAAACGCGGGGAGCCACGTGGTTTTGCTTTTATCCAGTACAACACAAAAGAG GAAGCAGAATTAGCCAAGGAGAAGATGCATGGGAGGTTAGCTTGCGGCCGGCCATTGTTTGTTCGTCTTGCTGGCGAAAAGTGCATGTTGGAAACAGCTGATAACTCTACAAAAGCAGCTGGTGAAGGGCACAAGATGCATCTcactggtggtggtggtgccaTGGGACAAACAAGTCGAAGTGCCAAAATAGCTGctataaaaaacaaattgaaatcCTTAGAGGAGGAGTTCAAGGTCCAAGAAGCAAAAGCGAAGTGA